In Stenotrophomonas sp. 610A2, one DNA window encodes the following:
- a CDS encoding ABC transporter substrate-binding protein, translated as MKRRALLQAFALAPLLFGGGKLLAMPAQRVLRLGETKSTPQRVFAAGAPAAVLVAAIAPQRLLGWPMRVSPAALAQLPASLRNLPMVGRLAGRGSTVSLERLLELQPDLVLDAGDFDASYRDSAERVWQQTGIPVELVAGRLPDHPAQLRHVGRLLGVTARGEALARAAEAQLALVREVLATRPASSRPTVYYGRGSDGLESGLAGSINTEVIEFCGGRNVAAAAGNGGLARVSLEQLLAWDPDVILTQDAAFAASAAKDARWRSLRAVREGRLHCAPSLPFGWLDGPPGINRLPGLPWLLSRLHPGASPALAPAALRARISTLHQLLWSQPLPDEIARSLDGRL; from the coding sequence ATGAAGCGTCGCGCATTGTTGCAGGCGTTTGCGCTGGCTCCGCTGTTGTTTGGCGGGGGCAAGTTGCTGGCCATGCCCGCACAACGGGTGCTGCGCTTGGGTGAAACCAAGAGCACGCCGCAGCGGGTATTTGCCGCTGGCGCACCCGCGGCGGTACTGGTAGCGGCAATCGCACCGCAACGGCTGCTGGGTTGGCCCATGCGGGTTTCGCCTGCAGCACTGGCGCAGCTGCCTGCTTCATTGCGCAACCTGCCGATGGTCGGCCGGCTTGCCGGTCGTGGCAGCACCGTCAGCCTTGAACGCCTGCTTGAGCTGCAGCCGGATCTGGTGCTTGATGCCGGTGATTTCGACGCGAGCTACCGCGATTCCGCCGAGCGCGTTTGGCAGCAGACCGGTATTCCGGTCGAGCTGGTAGCCGGTCGCCTCCCCGATCATCCCGCACAGCTGCGCCATGTCGGCAGGCTGCTCGGCGTCACCGCGCGTGGCGAGGCCCTGGCGCGGGCAGCTGAAGCACAACTGGCGCTGGTGCGCGAAGTGCTCGCCACCCGCCCTGCCAGCTCACGCCCGACGGTCTATTACGGTCGCGGCAGCGATGGTCTTGAAAGCGGCTTGGCCGGTTCGATCAACACGGAAGTCATCGAGTTCTGCGGTGGCCGCAATGTTGCCGCGGCGGCAGGTAACGGAGGGCTGGCACGTGTCTCATTGGAGCAGTTGCTGGCTTGGGACCCGGACGTGATCCTGACCCAGGACGCTGCTTTCGCTGCAAGCGCTGCCAAGGACGCGCGTTGGCGCAGCCTGCGTGCGGTTCGCGAAGGCCGCCTGCACTGCGCGCCATCCCTGCCGTTTGGCTGGCTGGACGGACCGCCCGGTATCAATCGTCTGCCGGGCTTGCCGTGGTTGTTATCGCGCCTGCACCCAGGCGCATCGCCCGCGCTTGCGCCAGCGGCGCTGCGTGCACGTATCAGCACCCTGCATCAGCTGCTATGGAGCCAACCATTGCCTGATGAAATCGCTCGCAGTCTGGATGGTCGCCTGTGA
- a CDS encoding ABC transporter ATP-binding protein, with product MNTEAKLLEARQLTIGHHRLPLGTPMDLHVRAGEVLCLLGPNGCGKTTLFRTLLGLLPPISGQVELQGEPLHLLGRSQRARQLAYVPQSAPFAFAWRVLEVVAMGRAAHLGLLATPTRADEAIAIECLDQLGIATLAQRVVGTLSGGERQLVLIARALAQRARVLIMDEPTASLDFGNQLRILDTVRTLADRGIGVLLSTHQPQHALQVADRIALMANGSLRAVGPAHQVATPERLAQLYNVDASRIATALPSLQQLT from the coding sequence ATGAACACGGAAGCCAAGCTGCTGGAAGCACGCCAACTGACGATAGGCCACCATCGGCTTCCCTTGGGCACTCCCATGGACTTGCACGTCCGGGCAGGCGAAGTCCTATGCCTGTTGGGCCCCAACGGCTGCGGCAAGACCACGCTGTTCCGTACGCTGCTTGGTCTGCTTCCCCCCATTTCCGGGCAGGTTGAGTTGCAGGGTGAACCACTGCATCTGCTAGGCCGCAGTCAGCGTGCGCGGCAACTGGCTTATGTTCCGCAGTCGGCGCCCTTCGCCTTTGCGTGGCGGGTGCTGGAAGTGGTCGCGATGGGCCGCGCGGCCCATCTTGGTTTGCTGGCCACACCAACGCGTGCAGATGAAGCGATTGCCATCGAATGCCTGGATCAGCTTGGGATTGCGACTTTGGCACAACGCGTGGTCGGCACACTCAGCGGCGGCGAGCGCCAGCTGGTGCTGATCGCGCGTGCGCTTGCGCAACGTGCGCGGGTCCTGATCATGGACGAACCCACCGCCAGCCTCGACTTCGGCAACCAGCTACGCATTCTCGATACCGTTCGCACGCTCGCTGATCGCGGCATCGGCGTGCTGCTGTCCACGCACCAACCGCAGCATGCCCTGCAGGTGGCTGACCGCATTGCGCTGATGGCCAATGGAAGCCTGCGAGCGGTTGGACCAGCGCACCAAGTGGCCACGCCCGAGCGGCTTGCGCAGCTCTACAACGTCGACGCCTCACGCATTGCCACCGCCCTTCCCAGCTTGCAGCAACTGACCTGA
- a CDS encoding class I SAM-dependent methyltransferase — MTSLPAPIDHMSRYRQHLLACGFQAKPASEWDARATQSSWKRRHDDYSQAFLARLDLSGVDSVLDVGCGPGLLSIPIAAQVQEVHALDYSQCMLDGLHAAIGAQQVHNIEAHHLSWEDDWSEVPVCDVAIASRSLMVPELERALIKLDAHAAQRAYVTCTTQPRSGVLELAMLLGRQWIPMPDHRYVMELLWEMGREPRLDYLPVSALDQTQTAEDLIRQAEQLFGELQMNERSRIAEWHGHSPLNRLGLAPTKRWAFISWETASHSR; from the coding sequence ATGACCTCACTTCCTGCCCCTATCGATCACATGTCCCGCTACCGCCAGCACCTGCTGGCCTGCGGCTTCCAGGCCAAGCCAGCCAGCGAATGGGATGCGCGGGCGACACAATCCAGCTGGAAGCGACGGCACGACGACTACAGCCAGGCCTTTCTGGCACGGCTCGACCTGAGCGGCGTGGACAGTGTGCTGGACGTGGGATGCGGCCCTGGCTTGCTGAGCATTCCAATCGCCGCGCAGGTGCAAGAGGTTCACGCGCTGGACTACAGCCAGTGCATGCTTGATGGCCTGCATGCTGCCATCGGCGCGCAGCAGGTACACAACATCGAAGCGCATCACCTGTCATGGGAGGACGACTGGAGCGAAGTGCCTGTCTGCGACGTCGCCATCGCCTCACGTTCGCTGATGGTCCCTGAGCTGGAGCGGGCGCTGATCAAGCTCGACGCGCACGCAGCACAGCGCGCCTACGTGACCTGCACCACGCAGCCGCGTTCTGGCGTCCTGGAGCTTGCGATGCTGCTTGGCCGGCAATGGATCCCCATGCCGGACCATCGCTATGTGATGGAACTGCTTTGGGAAATGGGGCGGGAACCCCGGCTCGACTACCTGCCGGTTTCAGCATTGGACCAGACGCAGACCGCCGAAGACCTGATCCGTCAGGCAGAACAGTTGTTCGGCGAGCTGCAGATGAACGAGCGCAGCAGGATTGCGGAGTGGCACGGGCATTCGCCCCTGAATCGGCTCGGACTCGCACCCACAAAGCGCTGGGCCTTCATCTCCTGGGAGACCGCCAGTCACAGTCGCTGA
- a CDS encoding SDR family NAD(P)-dependent oxidoreductase, which produces MNAIDTPVAPALPLADRLREALDLLEAIEADRGMLDALPEADRVRLHQVVAKVFHPEPKARRQMLKKQARERHQEKVRKSEALLEQTGIRALRRKPVFSTPNYFPPHAAGLHDASNGEGAAAAEEPVHSPELRHCYVCKQKFTQLHHFYDQMCPVCADLNYIKRTETADLRGRVALLTGGRVKIGYQAGLKLLRAGAELIVTTRFPRDSAARYAEEPDFAVWGHRLQVYGLDLRHTPSVEAFCSELLATRTRLDFIINNACQTVRRPPQFYAHMMAGETAAVQSLPDTIRKLIGNYEGLRSADLLPVATTALPSPQAIGTDGLTRAAELSQVPLLADELLGQHHLFPDGRLDQDLQQVDLRDSNSWRLRMAEVPSVELLETQLVNAIAPFIINARLKPLMLATPERDKHIVNVSAMEGQFYRNFKTTRHPHTNMAKAALNMMTRTSAADYQNDGIHMNSVDTGWVTDEDPAGLAARKVQEERFHPPLDIVDGAARIVDPIIHGFNTGEHVWGQFLKDYAPTDW; this is translated from the coding sequence TTGAACGCCATCGATACACCTGTTGCTCCTGCCCTGCCCCTGGCCGATCGTCTGCGCGAAGCGCTGGATCTGTTGGAAGCCATCGAAGCCGATCGCGGCATGCTCGACGCGCTGCCCGAAGCAGACCGCGTGCGCCTGCACCAGGTCGTTGCCAAGGTATTCCACCCGGAACCAAAGGCTCGCCGGCAGATGCTCAAGAAGCAGGCCCGTGAGCGTCATCAGGAAAAGGTGCGCAAGTCCGAGGCGCTGCTTGAACAGACTGGCATCCGCGCCCTGCGTCGCAAGCCAGTATTCAGTACCCCGAACTACTTCCCGCCGCATGCCGCCGGCCTGCACGATGCCAGCAACGGTGAAGGCGCTGCAGCAGCCGAAGAGCCGGTGCATTCGCCCGAACTACGCCATTGCTATGTCTGCAAGCAGAAGTTCACCCAGCTGCATCACTTCTACGACCAGATGTGCCCGGTTTGCGCCGACCTGAACTACATCAAACGCACCGAGACCGCCGACCTGCGCGGACGTGTGGCGCTGCTGACCGGTGGCCGGGTCAAGATCGGCTATCAGGCTGGTTTGAAACTGCTGCGTGCCGGTGCCGAGCTGATCGTCACCACCCGCTTCCCGCGCGACTCGGCGGCACGATATGCCGAAGAACCCGACTTCGCCGTGTGGGGTCATCGCCTGCAGGTATACGGGCTGGATCTGCGCCACACGCCGAGCGTGGAAGCCTTCTGCAGTGAGCTGCTGGCCACGCGCACCCGCCTGGACTTCATCATCAACAACGCCTGCCAGACCGTGCGCCGCCCGCCGCAGTTCTACGCGCATATGATGGCTGGCGAGACCGCTGCCGTGCAGAGCCTGCCGGACACCATCCGCAAGTTGATCGGCAATTACGAAGGCCTGCGCAGCGCTGACCTGCTGCCGGTCGCAACGACTGCGCTGCCTTCGCCGCAAGCGATCGGCACCGATGGCCTGACCCGCGCCGCCGAGTTGTCGCAGGTGCCGCTGCTGGCCGACGAACTGCTGGGCCAGCACCACCTGTTCCCGGATGGCCGCCTCGATCAGGACCTGCAGCAGGTGGATCTGCGCGACAGCAATTCCTGGCGTCTGCGCATGGCCGAAGTACCTTCGGTGGAGCTGCTGGAAACGCAGCTGGTCAATGCCATCGCCCCGTTCATCATCAATGCGCGCCTGAAGCCGCTGATGCTGGCCACGCCGGAGCGTGACAAGCACATCGTCAATGTGTCGGCGATGGAAGGTCAGTTCTACCGCAACTTCAAGACCACCCGTCATCCGCATACCAATATGGCCAAGGCCGCGCTGAACATGATGACGCGCACCTCGGCGGCCGATTACCAGAATGACGGCATCCACATGAACAGTGTGGATACCGGTTGGGTGACCGACGAAGATCCGGCGGGCCTGGCAGCGCGCAAGGTGCAGGAAGAACGCTTCCACCCACCGTTGGACATCGTTGATGGTGCCGCACGCATCGTCGACCCGATCATCCACGGCTTCAACACCGGCGAGCATGTCTGGGGACAGTTCCTGAAGGACTACGCTCCTACCGACTGGTGA
- a CDS encoding DUF2478 domain-containing protein: MSSLQPARIAAIVHDGNGEPDGLLAAFAARQLTAGHRVRGLVHLPHEPSATGKRMVLMDVTDPHSRYPISQALGAASCGCNLDPRGIADASVVLRRAAQEPAALVIANRFGTLESQGGGMADELLALMLAGIPLLTAVKLPYLDAWREFTGGMAVELPATDQALQQWWDDCRSHDQEVT, translated from the coding sequence ATGAGCAGTCTTCAACCAGCTCGCATCGCCGCCATCGTGCATGACGGCAACGGCGAGCCTGATGGCCTGCTGGCGGCATTCGCTGCCCGCCAGCTCACAGCAGGCCATCGGGTTCGCGGGCTGGTGCACCTTCCGCATGAGCCAAGCGCGACAGGCAAACGCATGGTGCTGATGGACGTGACCGATCCACACTCGCGTTACCCGATCAGCCAGGCGCTGGGCGCTGCTTCCTGTGGCTGCAATCTTGATCCCCGCGGCATCGCTGACGCCAGCGTGGTACTGCGTCGCGCAGCGCAGGAACCCGCGGCGCTGGTGATCGCCAATCGTTTCGGCACCTTGGAGTCACAGGGAGGTGGCATGGCCGACGAACTGCTGGCGCTGATGCTGGCCGGCATTCCCCTTCTCACAGCGGTGAAGCTGCCTTATCTGGATGCCTGGAGGGAGTTCACTGGCGGTATGGCGGTTGAGCTTCCCGCTACGGACCAGGCACTGCAGCAATGGTGGGATGACTGTCGTTCGCATGATCAGGAGGTGACATGA
- a CDS encoding EAL domain-containing protein yields the protein MRRKSVLLAAGVLAIAAGVLPLIGLSWVQREQALGSQQQHLDDVAASTAKRTERTLDDAKRALLRAGRIDRADCSPEHLKEMGQVVADARSIEDLGYFRDGQLVCTRLGVISPPVPAGDADLDLGDGSTLSYAELPRLFRGEPRVEVRRGDYGVLITPGRLTDLVISTQVVYGVASRDGRVLEASGVVKPQVMQRLLAGADPGSGAGYAFSSRPVAGLVAFALTDTALTGATAGMDWRYLLPIGAAISLILIGLIIWVSRQQLSPAKTLELAIRNREFVVHYQPIINLATGLCIGAEALVRWQRPGTPMAFPDQFIPLAEATGLISPLTDLVIDVGVAEMSQYLRGHADAHLAINIPANEMESGRFLHGLNAAVAKAGLQPTQIWLEITERGFINAAAAAAVIGNARSLGYRITIDDFGTGYSSLSLLEGLSLDALKIDKSFTRVIGADAAQSIVADHIINMAHALKLMVIAEGIETLEQEGYLKHSDVQFGQGWLYAKALPIHQFLAFAAGKGGPAGES from the coding sequence ATGAGACGGAAATCGGTACTGCTTGCCGCCGGCGTTCTGGCAATTGCGGCGGGTGTTCTTCCGTTGATCGGCTTGTCCTGGGTGCAGCGCGAGCAGGCGCTGGGCTCGCAGCAACAGCATCTGGACGATGTCGCCGCATCCACTGCAAAGCGCACCGAGCGAACGCTGGATGATGCCAAGCGAGCACTGCTGCGTGCCGGCCGCATCGATAGAGCCGACTGCTCGCCGGAACACTTGAAGGAGATGGGACAGGTGGTCGCCGATGCGCGCAGCATCGAGGATCTTGGTTACTTCCGGGATGGTCAGCTGGTGTGCACCCGGCTTGGCGTGATCTCGCCACCAGTGCCGGCCGGCGATGCGGATCTGGATCTTGGCGACGGCAGCACACTCTCCTATGCCGAGTTGCCCAGGTTGTTCAGGGGAGAGCCCCGGGTGGAGGTCCGCCGCGGTGACTATGGTGTGCTGATTACCCCGGGCAGGCTTACCGACCTGGTGATCAGTACCCAGGTCGTGTATGGCGTGGCGAGTCGGGACGGGCGGGTTCTCGAAGCCTCAGGGGTCGTCAAACCGCAGGTGATGCAGAGACTGCTTGCGGGAGCGGATCCGGGCAGTGGCGCTGGATACGCATTCTCCTCCCGACCTGTGGCTGGCCTCGTCGCCTTTGCGCTGACCGATACCGCACTGACCGGAGCCACGGCGGGCATGGACTGGCGTTACCTGTTACCCATCGGCGCGGCGATCTCGTTGATCCTGATCGGCCTCATCATCTGGGTATCGAGGCAGCAGCTGTCGCCGGCGAAGACGCTGGAGTTGGCGATCAGGAACAGGGAGTTCGTGGTTCATTACCAGCCGATCATCAACCTTGCGACTGGGCTGTGCATCGGTGCCGAAGCGCTGGTCAGGTGGCAGCGGCCAGGTACGCCGATGGCATTCCCTGACCAGTTCATTCCGCTGGCGGAGGCCACCGGCCTCATCTCACCGCTGACCGACCTGGTGATCGACGTAGGCGTGGCCGAAATGAGCCAGTATCTGCGTGGGCATGCTGATGCCCATCTTGCTATCAACATACCCGCCAATGAGATGGAGAGTGGGCGGTTCCTGCATGGCTTGAACGCAGCAGTGGCCAAGGCAGGTCTCCAGCCGACACAGATCTGGCTGGAGATCACCGAACGGGGGTTCATCAATGCCGCAGCGGCTGCAGCGGTGATCGGCAACGCCCGCTCCCTTGGCTACCGGATCACCATTGATGACTTCGGTACCGGCTATTCGAGCCTTTCCCTGCTGGAAGGCCTCTCGCTTGACGCACTCAAGATAGACAAGTCCTTTACCCGTGTTATCGGCGCTGACGCCGCGCAGAGCATCGTGGCGGACCACATCATCAACATGGCGCATGCCCTGAAGCTGATGGTCATCGCCGAAGGAATCGAGACGCTGGAACAGGAAGGCTATCTGAAGCACTCCGATGTGCAGTTCGGGCAGGGCTGGCTATATGCGAAGGCGCTTCCCATCCACCAGTTCCTCGCGTTCGCGGCGGGGAAGGGCGGTCCTGCGGGAGAGAGTTGA
- a CDS encoding FecCD family ABC transporter permease — protein MPRWAWHAGGWALLATMVLLAFSVGKFPISPTTLMQAIGWKLFGIGEPSPSAVHAALWNIRLPRVIAAVLIGAVLSAAGAAYQAMFRNPLVSPDILGVSAGAGLGASLALFLGLPLLLVQGFAFAGGLAAVGLVCLVAALVRRHEPVLVLVLAGVAVSALLGAGISLLKLLADPYTQLPSITFWLLGGLNAVVVGDLRVTAPLLLVGLLPLLLLRWRVNLLSLGDEEARALGVAVTPLRWTLIAAATLCTAAAVSLAGIIGWVGLVVPHIARLLVGADFRRLLPASLLLGASFLLAADTLARTLAPIELPLGILTAFVGVPCFLLVLARSESRA, from the coding sequence ATGCCCCGTTGGGCTTGGCATGCCGGCGGCTGGGCGCTGCTGGCGACAATGGTGTTGCTGGCATTCTCGGTTGGCAAGTTCCCCATATCTCCAACAACGTTGATGCAGGCGATCGGCTGGAAGCTGTTCGGCATCGGCGAGCCAAGCCCGTCTGCCGTGCATGCGGCGCTGTGGAATATCCGCCTGCCGCGCGTGATCGCCGCTGTGCTGATTGGCGCTGTGCTGTCTGCGGCCGGGGCCGCCTATCAGGCGATGTTCCGCAATCCACTGGTCTCGCCGGACATTCTCGGTGTGTCAGCGGGCGCGGGGCTTGGTGCATCGTTGGCATTGTTCCTCGGCCTGCCTTTGTTGCTGGTGCAGGGCTTCGCGTTTGCCGGCGGGCTGGCCGCAGTTGGCCTTGTCTGTCTTGTAGCCGCGCTTGTGCGTCGGCACGAGCCAGTATTGGTTTTGGTGCTGGCCGGCGTTGCGGTGTCTGCGCTGTTGGGCGCTGGTATCTCGCTGCTTAAGCTGCTGGCAGATCCGTACACCCAGCTTCCCTCGATCACGTTCTGGCTGCTCGGTGGCTTGAACGCGGTTGTAGTTGGCGATTTGCGCGTGACCGCGCCGCTGCTGCTGGTCGGCTTGCTGCCGCTGCTATTGCTGCGCTGGCGGGTAAATCTGCTGAGCCTGGGCGACGAAGAAGCACGTGCATTGGGAGTCGCGGTCACGCCTTTGCGCTGGACGCTGATTGCCGCCGCCACGCTGTGCACGGCCGCCGCTGTGTCACTGGCCGGCATCATCGGTTGGGTTGGGCTGGTCGTACCGCATATCGCGCGTCTGCTGGTAGGCGCGGATTTCCGTCGGCTATTGCCGGCCAGCCTGTTGCTCGGCGCCAGCTTCCTCCTGGCCGCCGACACACTTGCACGTACCTTGGCGCCGATTGAACTGCCGCTCGGCATTCTTACCGCCTTCGTCGGTGTCCCGTGCTTCCTGTTGGTGCTTGCACGCAGCGAGAGCCGGGCATGA
- a CDS encoding TonB-dependent receptor plug domain-containing protein encodes MRTCRFVLPLSALLLPLSAAAADTAAAPPVFTLGSVDVHAERGTSPTVAERSLDADRIQQLDRNTVGDAVSVLPGVSLARNSRNEDMVYLRGFDPRQVPVFLDGVPLYVPYDGYVDFGRFTTFDLARIEVASGAASLLYGPNILGGAINLISRRPERPFEADLRLGIADGGERKAAVNLGGRQGDWYYQIGWSMLKADEFPLPDGFVDYKRVPTDTGDDRRNADREDRRLSFKLGYMPREGDEYAIGYARQDGEKGNPVYTGTARSGIRYWRWPWWDKDSLYFIGNTQLGQHTTLRTRLYRDTYGNGLEAYTDGSYQTALDNTSFPSIYDDKTIGGSLTLANDALPRQQLQLALHYKEDQHSERNPHSPTKDYRDVTTSVAIEDRIALTDTAHLRAGIGYDRREAKRVYYWPTGSADATNAVLEYAQQLAPDQQWYASAARRTRFPTIKDRYSARMGAALPNPDLAPEHATHFELGLRGSWWQGSQLQAAVFHSHIDDLIQTAIVASTECGGRTCNQAQNIGRARNVGLELGLQQHLGDNWNLQGSYTWLRRTNLENRNVALLDTPRQRLFMAVAWQLLPQLRLQATLEAEQGRKVSYADTARPVRALPGFGTTGLKASWSPRGNVDFDLGVRSIGDKWYELADGYPMPGRTWFANANWKY; translated from the coding sequence ATGCGCACTTGTCGTTTCGTTCTGCCGCTGTCAGCCCTACTGCTACCCCTGTCCGCCGCAGCCGCCGATACGGCAGCCGCCCCGCCGGTTTTCACCTTGGGCAGCGTCGATGTCCATGCCGAGCGCGGCACCTCCCCTACCGTCGCCGAACGCAGCCTGGATGCTGACCGCATCCAGCAGCTGGATCGCAATACCGTCGGCGATGCGGTCAGCGTACTGCCCGGCGTCAGCCTGGCGCGCAATTCCCGTAACGAGGACATGGTCTACCTGCGCGGTTTTGACCCCCGCCAGGTACCGGTGTTCCTTGATGGTGTTCCGCTCTATGTCCCATACGACGGCTATGTCGATTTCGGCCGTTTCACTACCTTCGACCTCGCCCGCATCGAAGTCGCGAGCGGCGCCGCTTCGCTGCTCTACGGCCCCAACATCCTGGGCGGCGCCATCAACCTGATCAGCCGGCGGCCAGAGCGCCCATTCGAGGCCGACCTGCGCCTAGGCATCGCGGATGGCGGCGAGCGCAAGGCAGCAGTGAACCTCGGCGGTCGCCAGGGAGATTGGTACTACCAGATCGGCTGGTCGATGCTGAAGGCGGATGAGTTCCCGCTTCCCGACGGATTCGTTGATTACAAACGCGTGCCTACAGACACCGGCGATGATCGCCGCAACGCCGACCGTGAGGACCGCAGGCTGTCATTCAAGCTCGGTTACATGCCCCGCGAAGGCGATGAATATGCGATCGGCTACGCACGCCAGGATGGCGAGAAGGGCAACCCGGTATATACCGGCACCGCACGCAGCGGCATCCGCTACTGGCGCTGGCCGTGGTGGGACAAGGACAGCCTGTACTTCATCGGCAATACCCAGCTCGGCCAGCACACGACACTGCGCACCCGCCTGTACCGCGACACCTACGGCAACGGACTGGAGGCCTATACCGACGGCAGCTATCAGACCGCCTTGGACAACACCAGCTTCCCCAGCATCTACGACGACAAGACGATCGGTGGCTCGCTCACCTTGGCCAACGATGCCCTGCCTCGCCAGCAGCTGCAGCTGGCGCTGCACTACAAGGAAGACCAGCACAGCGAGCGCAACCCGCACTCGCCGACCAAGGACTACCGCGATGTCACCACCTCGGTGGCGATTGAAGACCGCATCGCCTTGACCGACACCGCGCACCTGCGGGCAGGCATCGGCTACGACCGCCGTGAGGCCAAACGTGTCTATTACTGGCCTACCGGCAGCGCCGACGCCACCAATGCCGTACTGGAATATGCGCAGCAGTTGGCGCCGGACCAGCAATGGTATGCAAGCGCCGCGCGGCGTACGCGCTTCCCCACCATCAAGGACCGCTACTCAGCCCGCATGGGCGCCGCCCTGCCCAACCCGGACCTGGCACCTGAGCACGCCACCCATTTCGAACTGGGCCTGCGCGGTAGCTGGTGGCAAGGCAGCCAGCTGCAGGCAGCTGTGTTCCACAGCCACATTGATGACCTGATCCAGACTGCGATAGTTGCCTCCACGGAGTGCGGCGGACGTACCTGCAACCAGGCGCAGAACATCGGCCGCGCCCGCAACGTCGGCTTGGAGCTCGGTCTGCAACAACATCTTGGCGACAACTGGAATCTGCAGGGCAGCTACACCTGGCTCCGCCGTACAAACCTGGAAAACCGCAACGTGGCCCTGCTCGACACCCCGCGGCAGCGGCTGTTCATGGCGGTTGCCTGGCAGTTGCTGCCGCAGCTGCGACTGCAGGCAACGCTGGAGGCCGAACAAGGCCGCAAGGTCAGCTATGCCGACACTGCACGACCGGTGCGCGCCCTGCCGGGCTTCGGCACCACCGGGCTGAAAGCGAGCTGGTCGCCACGTGGCAATGTCGACTTCGATCTGGGTGTGCGCAGTATCGGCGACAAATGGTATGAGCTGGCCGACGGCTACCCGATGCCCGGCCGCACCTGGTTTGCCAACGCCAACTGGAAGTATTGA
- a CDS encoding DNA-3-methyladenine glycosylase, giving the protein MSVLPREFYRRHPTLVAPELLNKLLLRADGRCARIVEVEAYAGSEDPAAHSYRGKTARNATMFGPPGHLYVYFTYGMHWGSNAVCGEVDEGVGVLLRAAQPLDGLDLMHRARPAAKRLIDLANGPGKLSQAFGINREFDGADLVSGDHGIRIVSDGTPPPASPAIGPRVGISKAVDLPWRWSVPGHPSVSRR; this is encoded by the coding sequence ATGTCGGTGCTGCCGCGCGAGTTCTACCGCCGCCACCCGACATTGGTGGCTCCGGAGCTGCTCAACAAGCTGCTCCTGCGCGCGGATGGTCGCTGTGCGCGCATCGTTGAAGTTGAAGCCTATGCTGGCAGCGAGGATCCTGCTGCCCACTCGTATCGCGGAAAGACAGCTCGCAACGCAACGATGTTCGGCCCGCCAGGGCATCTATATGTCTATTTCACCTATGGCATGCACTGGGGCAGCAACGCGGTCTGCGGGGAAGTCGATGAAGGCGTGGGAGTGCTGCTGCGCGCGGCGCAACCGCTTGATGGCCTGGATCTGATGCACCGTGCCAGGCCTGCCGCGAAACGCTTGATCGATCTGGCCAACGGTCCTGGCAAGCTTTCGCAGGCGTTCGGCATCAACCGCGAGTTTGACGGCGCGGATCTCGTGAGTGGCGATCACGGCATCCGCATCGTGTCCGATGGCACGCCTCCGCCAGCGTCGCCGGCAATAGGTCCACGCGTTGGGATATCCAAAGCCGTGGACTTGCCGTGGCGCTGGTCAGTGCCGGGGCATCCCAGCGTTTCAAGGCGTTAG
- a CDS encoding TOBE domain-containing protein, producing the protein MSETDPLLELQGSLWLNVAGQSLGGRGRFALLGFIDACGSISQAAKRMGMTYKNAWDAVDAMNTAAGEPLVARSVGGRGGGGAQLTERGRQLVARFEQLERAHRAFLQSQQAPAGLDEDMALIRRIGMITSARNQFHGRISAVAAGAVNDEVQIEVAPGLTVVATITHGSMESLGLEVGMPAYALVKASSVILAQDRSARCSARNQFSGKVARITEGAVNDEVVVDIGHGCSVVAVITRAATEALELEEGSSATVLFNASSVIIGVSM; encoded by the coding sequence ATGAGCGAGACCGATCCTTTGCTTGAGCTGCAAGGCAGCCTATGGCTGAACGTGGCCGGGCAAAGCCTGGGCGGTCGTGGGCGCTTCGCCTTGCTGGGCTTCATCGACGCCTGCGGGTCGATCAGCCAGGCCGCCAAGCGGATGGGCATGACCTACAAGAATGCCTGGGATGCCGTGGACGCAATGAACACCGCAGCGGGTGAACCGCTGGTGGCACGCAGCGTAGGCGGCCGTGGCGGCGGTGGCGCCCAACTGACCGAACGCGGGCGCCAGCTGGTTGCACGCTTCGAGCAGCTGGAACGTGCGCACCGCGCCTTTCTGCAATCCCAGCAGGCTCCCGCTGGTCTCGACGAAGACATGGCACTGATACGGAGAATCGGCATGATCACCAGCGCACGCAATCAATTCCACGGCAGGATCAGCGCTGTCGCCGCCGGTGCGGTCAACGATGAGGTGCAGATTGAAGTCGCGCCCGGGCTGACGGTTGTTGCGACCATCACCCACGGCAGCATGGAATCGTTGGGGCTGGAGGTAGGTATGCCCGCCTACGCGCTGGTCAAGGCGTCTTCGGTGATTCTGGCGCAGGACCGGAGCGCGCGATGCTCGGCGCGGAACCAGTTCAGCGGCAAAGTCGCGCGGATAACCGAGGGTGCGGTGAACGACGAAGTGGTGGTGGACATCGGCCATGGCTGCAGTGTTGTCGCGGTAATCACGCGTGCCGCAACTGAGGCGTTGGAACTGGAAGAAGGCAGCTCAGCGACAGTGCTGTTCAATGCCTCCAGTGTGATCATTGGGGTGTCGATGTGA